A single genomic interval of Salmo trutta chromosome 13, fSalTru1.1, whole genome shotgun sequence harbors:
- the myoz3a gene encoding myozenin-2: protein MQSAYDDLAKQRMQQSKALCSEAGRGGLNLGKKISIPKDVMMEELNLQSNRGSRMFQERLKRVERFTLENQVNDLYGNGLPEPMPSQTVEEPQGGKENQAYMMPGKHSLITTLQKTVAKKGSPNVIAPGYGSPLKEIPHEKFNLTTRSYCSPWREALGDSDKLLLTLSTQLPQGATLLPANYRCFNRAATPFGGPQQQSKRVIPVMGFELLDSQHLPGMTLDRMCKRPNFNRAPRGWGHDYYPESTDL, encoded by the exons GAGGTCTGAACTTGGGGAAGAAGATCAGTATACCCAAGGATGTGATGATGGAAGAGTTGAACCTTCAGTCCAACCGTGGCTCCCGCATGTTCCAGGAGAGACTGAAGAGGGTGGAGAGGTTCACTCTGGAGAACCAAGTCAACGACTTATACGGCaat GGCCTTCCAGAGCCCATGCCTTCCCAGACAGTAGAAGAGCCCCAGGGGGGGAAGGAGAACCAGGCATATATGATGCCTGGCAAACACAGCCTGATCACCACCCTACAGAAAACTGTGGCCAAGAAGGGCAGCCCCAATGTCATTGCCCCAG GCTACGGGAGCCCCCTGAAGGAGATCCCCCATGAAAAGTTCAACCTGACAACCAGGTCCTACTGTTCCCCCTGGAGGGAAGCCCTGGGTGACAGTGACAAGCTCCTTTTGACTCTCAGCACCCAGCTCCCACAGGGGGCCACACTACTGCCTGCCAACTACAGGTGCTTCAACAG agCGGCCACACCTTTTGGAGGCCCACAGCAGCAGAGTAAGAGGGTGATCCCAGTGATGGGGTTCGAGCTGTTGGACTCGCAGCACCTCCCTGGTATGACCCTGGACCGCATGTGTAAACGGCCCAACTTCAACAGAGCACCACGGGGATGGGGTCACGACTACTACCCTGAATCCACCGACCTGTGA